A stretch of the Sorangium aterium genome encodes the following:
- a CDS encoding HD domain-containing protein: MSTTSEKARLYAVAAHGDQRYGDRPYSFHLDAVAALAEPYGEEAVVVAYLHDVAEDTDVTLASIEAEFGSQVATCVSLLTDEPGANRKERKAKTYAKLAQARGEIEIALVVKAADRLANVRACIADRKASLWRLYQGEQQAFKKAAFRSGQCDPLWSELDRLLADGAFDGQA; the protein is encoded by the coding sequence ATGAGTACCACGAGCGAAAAGGCACGGTTGTACGCGGTCGCTGCGCACGGGGACCAGCGGTACGGCGACCGACCGTACTCCTTTCATCTGGATGCAGTCGCGGCGCTGGCGGAGCCGTATGGAGAAGAGGCGGTGGTGGTCGCCTACCTGCACGATGTGGCGGAGGACACCGACGTTACGCTCGCGAGCATTGAAGCGGAGTTCGGATCGCAAGTGGCCACATGCGTGAGTTTGCTCACCGACGAGCCTGGTGCGAATCGCAAGGAGCGGAAAGCAAAAACCTACGCCAAGCTGGCGCAGGCCCGGGGCGAAATCGAGATCGCGCTCGTCGTGAAAGCGGCGGACCGCCTCGCGAACGTGCGCGCGTGCATCGCTGACCGCAAGGCGAGCCTGTGGCGGCTCTATCAGGGCGAACAGCAGGCGTTCAAGAAAGCCGCCTTCCGCAGCGGACAATGCGATCCGCTATGGTCGGAGCTTGACCGGCTGCTCGCGGATGGAGCCTTCGACGGCCAGGCCTGA
- a CDS encoding SMP-30/gluconolactonase/LRE family protein produces MARSRGIFASIAAAAAMVSCGGETPPPALAPAASASAAPVATNSVEPPPAAPAAPAASTAAPEPHKLAVPSPVARYTGFAKPESVLYDADNDRYLVSNINGNPDDRDNNGFISVLSPDGQVTNLKWIEGGKDKVKLDAPTGTAIAKGVLYVADLTTVRMFDLKTGAPKGDIVIPGTTLLNDIAAAPDGKVYVSDSGFKIGATGNLEATSSDAMYVIEKGKARALVKTTDLHMPNGLAWTDKGLVVCASGAPEVFRLDEKGAKQDVTTTAPGGRLDGLISLGDSLLVTSHDASAVLRGKLGGTFEVAIPEQKTPADIGYDTKRGRVLVPHVMVDTVDVYELR; encoded by the coding sequence GTGGCACGATCCCGTGGCATTTTCGCCTCCATCGCCGCTGCGGCCGCGATGGTTTCCTGCGGGGGGGAGACCCCGCCGCCCGCGCTGGCACCGGCGGCCTCCGCTTCCGCCGCGCCCGTCGCGACAAATAGCGTCGAGCCCCCGCCTGCGGCTCCGGCTGCCCCTGCGGCGTCGACGGCGGCGCCCGAGCCGCACAAGCTCGCCGTGCCGAGCCCTGTCGCCAGGTACACCGGCTTCGCCAAGCCGGAGAGCGTGCTCTACGACGCGGACAACGACCGCTACCTCGTTTCGAACATCAACGGCAATCCGGACGACAGGGACAACAACGGCTTCATCTCCGTCCTCTCGCCCGACGGTCAGGTGACGAACCTGAAGTGGATCGAGGGCGGCAAGGACAAGGTCAAGCTCGACGCGCCGACAGGCACGGCGATCGCGAAGGGCGTGCTCTACGTGGCCGATCTCACGACCGTCCGGATGTTCGACCTCAAGACCGGGGCGCCGAAGGGGGATATCGTTATCCCCGGTACGACGTTGCTGAACGACATCGCGGCGGCTCCGGACGGCAAGGTCTACGTGTCCGACTCCGGCTTCAAGATCGGCGCGACGGGCAACCTCGAGGCGACGTCGAGCGACGCCATGTACGTCATCGAGAAGGGCAAGGCCAGGGCGCTGGTGAAGACCACCGATCTGCACATGCCGAACGGCCTCGCGTGGACCGACAAAGGGCTCGTGGTTTGCGCGAGCGGCGCTCCCGAGGTCTTCCGCCTCGACGAGAAGGGCGCCAAGCAGGACGTGACCACCACGGCGCCCGGCGGCCGCCTCGATGGCCTGATCTCCCTCGGAGACTCGCTCCTCGTGACCAGCCACGATGCTTCGGCGGTGCTTCGCGGGAAGCTCGGCGGGACCTTCGAGGTCGCGATTCCCGAGCAGAAGACGCCCGCGGATATCGGTTACGACACGAAGCGCGGGCGCGTCCTCGTGCCCCATGTGATGGTGGACACGGTCGACGTCTACGAGCTGAGGTGA